One Deltaproteobacteria bacterium genomic region harbors:
- a CDS encoding methylglyoxal synthase — protein MTKKTIALVAHDAKKTAIVEWAKYNEGTLKNYFLFATRSTGLEIKNSTNLDINLLLSGPHGGDAEIGAMIAEGKIDILIFLWDPLTPQPHDVDVKTLLRLAVLYNIPMACNKLTADFLISSPLFKQ, from the coding sequence ATGACGAAAAAGACCATAGCACTCGTAGCCCATGATGCAAAAAAAACAGCGATTGTAGAATGGGCTAAGTATAATGAAGGCACTTTAAAAAATTATTTTCTCTTCGCAACACGATCCACCGGATTGGAAATAAAGAACAGCACAAATCTTGATATAAATCTGCTTCTGAGCGGCCCGCACGGAGGTGATGCGGAAATCGGTGCTATGATAGCAGAGGGTAAGATTGATATCCTGATATTCTTGTGGGATCCTTTAACACCTCAACCGCATGATGTTGATGTAAAAACACTGTTAAGGCTTGCTGTCCTTTACAATATACCGATGGCATGCAATAAACTGACCGCTGATTTTCTGATCTCATCCCCTTTATTTAAACAATAG